A stretch of the Pirellulales bacterium genome encodes the following:
- a CDS encoding tyrosine-type recombinase/integrase yields MRAWLFQPYARKLKLGAEDCPWSVGWYDPEGRKKSKSVGSKSAAEKHRQRIQGQLAAGTYEDVSRKRWDEFEAEFESKVMAGMEDGTREATRHALNHFIRITRPMKMQAITSKTIADYIAARRLEPKHRPRPAKRNSERPRPATGTVARVSPATINKELRTIRATLNKAARWGYLAKTPEIEFLREPGKLPIYIPPEHFAKLYRSCDSARWPAQQPYAAADWWRGLLMMAYMTGWRIGSLLAVRWDDVDLKAATAVSRHDDNKGKRDQKTPLYPIVVEHLAKLVGFDSKVFPWPYSRRSIWTEFEKIGLAAGVRPEDRKKPHYTFHDLRRSFATMNAAALTPEALTCLMGHTDHQTTQRYINLAEQLRPRQFKLFVPPTTVVADAG; encoded by the coding sequence ATGAGAGCCTGGCTTTTCCAACCCTACGCGCGAAAGCTCAAGCTCGGCGCGGAGGATTGCCCCTGGTCGGTCGGCTGGTATGACCCCGAGGGCCGCAAGAAATCAAAATCGGTCGGCTCGAAAAGCGCTGCAGAGAAGCATCGGCAGAGGATCCAAGGGCAGCTCGCCGCGGGAACTTATGAAGACGTTTCCCGCAAGCGCTGGGATGAATTCGAAGCCGAGTTTGAATCGAAGGTCATGGCCGGGATGGAAGATGGCACGCGCGAAGCGACTCGGCATGCGCTCAACCATTTCATCAGAATCACCAGGCCGATGAAGATGCAGGCGATCACCAGCAAGACGATCGCCGACTACATCGCGGCCAGGCGGCTCGAGCCGAAGCATCGGCCACGGCCTGCGAAACGCAACTCTGAGCGACCTCGGCCGGCGACCGGTACTGTCGCGAGAGTTTCGCCGGCGACAATCAACAAAGAGCTGCGCACGATCCGCGCCACGCTGAACAAGGCCGCCCGCTGGGGATACCTCGCGAAGACTCCGGAGATCGAGTTTCTCCGGGAACCGGGAAAGCTCCCCATTTACATCCCGCCCGAGCACTTCGCGAAGTTGTACCGTTCCTGCGATTCGGCACGCTGGCCGGCGCAACAGCCCTATGCCGCCGCGGATTGGTGGCGAGGGCTGTTGATGATGGCCTATATGACCGGCTGGCGGATCGGCTCGCTTTTGGCGGTCCGTTGGGACGATGTTGATCTGAAGGCCGCGACCGCGGTTAGTCGGCACGATGACAACAAAGGGAAGCGCGATCAAAAAACTCCCCTCTATCCGATCGTGGTGGAGCATCTCGCGAAGCTGGTCGGTTTCGATTCCAAGGTCTTCCCTTGGCCCTATTCGCGCCGATCGATCTGGACCGAATTCGAAAAAATCGGGCTGGCCGCCGGTGTCCGACCGGAGGACCGGAAGAAGCCCCATTACACGTTCCACGATCTCCGGCGGTCGTTCGCCACGATGAACGCGGCGGCGCTCACTCCCGAGGCGCTCACGTGCCTGATGGGGCATACCGATCATCAGACCACGCAGAGGTATATTAACCTCGCGGAGCAATTGAGACCGCGCCAATTCAAGCTCTTCGTCCCGCCGACAACCGTGGTGGCCGACGCCGGCTGA
- a CDS encoding Uma2 family endonuclease: MSTHEDSLANAALFDLPIVPKQRMTEDEFVAWCFKEDSRAEWAEGELFMMSPVSNRHTKLFHWLARLLGDFNEQRDLGIILGPESQVRFAQQRTRRQPDILFVSNARADRVRENHVEGAPDMIMEIVSPESEARDWRIKYLEYEAAGVREYWVIDPMSEHVELYVLTDKQNYEQIAELDGWLVSSAVTGFRLKTAWLWPATRPKAIDALKELNEPAA, translated from the coding sequence ATGTCAACACACGAAGACTCGCTCGCCAATGCGGCATTATTCGATTTGCCTATCGTGCCCAAGCAGCGCATGACGGAAGATGAATTCGTCGCCTGGTGCTTCAAGGAAGACAGCCGCGCCGAATGGGCCGAAGGAGAACTGTTTATGATGTCGCCCGTGAGCAACCGGCATACGAAGCTGTTCCACTGGCTCGCACGATTGTTAGGTGACTTCAACGAACAGCGCGACCTCGGGATCATATTGGGTCCCGAATCGCAAGTGCGTTTCGCGCAGCAGCGCACTCGTCGCCAGCCCGACATTCTGTTCGTTTCCAACGCTCGCGCGGATCGAGTCCGCGAGAATCACGTCGAGGGCGCACCCGACATGATCATGGAGATCGTTTCCCCCGAGAGTGAGGCGCGCGACTGGCGCATCAAGTATTTGGAATACGAGGCCGCGGGGGTGCGCGAGTATTGGGTGATCGATCCAATGTCGGAACATGTTGAGCTTTACGTTCTTACCGACAAGCAGAATTACGAGCAGATTGCCGAACTCGACGGCTGGCTCGTATCGAGTGCGGTGACCGGATTTCGGCTAAAGACCGCTTGGCTCTGGCCCGCCACCCGCCCCAAGGCAATTGACGCGCTCAAGGAACTGAACGAGCCGGCGGCGTGA
- a CDS encoding FeoA family protein yields the protein MNELIPLDRLQSGEVAQVVEIVGRPEQVQRINELGIRGGVEVAVVRSGKPCILRLAGQTLCFRANEFLNVLVRPAVPA from the coding sequence ATGAATGAGTTGATTCCCCTCGATCGCCTGCAATCCGGTGAAGTTGCCCAAGTCGTGGAAATCGTAGGGCGGCCCGAACAGGTTCAGCGTATCAATGAACTTGGAATTCGCGGGGGCGTGGAAGTGGCCGTTGTCCGCTCCGGCAAACCCTGCATCCTCCGGCTGGCGGGCCAGACGCTCTGCTTCCGCGCTAACGAATTTCTCAATGTGCTGGTCCGGCCCGCCGTGCCTGCTTAA
- a CDS encoding ferrous iron transport protein A — translation MWLNELAIGGSARVTRVTGADEISTRLLEMGLTPGITLAVLGAAPLGDPIELDLRGYRLSIRKSEAARIEVEAL, via the coding sequence ATGTGGCTGAATGAATTGGCGATCGGGGGCAGCGCTCGGGTGACGCGAGTTACGGGGGCGGACGAGATCAGCACGCGCCTTCTGGAAATGGGCCTCACACCTGGCATCACGCTTGCCGTTCTCGGCGCCGCTCCCTTGGGCGACCCCATCGAATTGGATCTGCGCGGCTACCGGCTCAGTATTCGCAAGTCGGAAGCCGCCCGCATTGAAGTCGAAGCCTTGTAG